TTAAATCTGCTGATAAATTTTTGAAATCCACGCTGGCTTTCTTATCAATCAGCTTATGCAGTGCATACAGTGTGTCTGGACATAAGTGGCTTCCAATAATTGTTATTTTCATAGTTATTCTTCCTTCCTCTTAAGCAGTGATATCTGTTTTTTCAGCTGATTCTTTGTTGTTGCCTTTTAAGTGATTATTGATCCATTCTTTCCCTTCAACCATTCTGGCCACCATCATGGAAGCAATCGCATCACCAGAAGAATTTAAGCAGGTAGCTGCAGGGTCAAACAGAAAACCTAAGGTTGCGATTAAAGGAAATGCCTCTGGCGGAAATCCAAAAAGACTGACAATCAGCATTTCACCTACCAGGCCGCCGCCCGGTGCTCCGGATAATACAAATGCAGACAAAATAGCTACAACAATTGACATGGCATAAGTTCCAATGCCTGTAAAGGGCTGATGAAACACTCCAAATAAAAATGCAATTTTAACAATCGAAGATAATACCGAACCATCCATATGCATGGTTGCTCCCATTGGAAGTACAATTTCCCTAATATCTTTTGGAACTCCCATTTTGTCGCAGGCATCCAGATTTACCGGCAGAGCAGCCATTGAGCTTTGAGTTGCAAAAGCCGTCAGTGCAGGAGTAGGAACAAATTTCATCATACGGCGGACCGCTTCTTTTCCACCTGCCATGTAGGAATACAATGGAAAGAATATTACCACATAAATCAAACAGAGCGGATAATACAAGATCATGGAACGGCCGTAATCACCAATCAGGCTTGGTCCGAACTCACCTATTAAGTTGGCAAAATATGCACCCAGACCAATGGGGGCAAACTTCATGATTAAATTAACCATTTTCATGATAACATCATTTAGGTTTATAAGCATTTTACCAACAGGGCTTTCGTCACCGCCGCATGCACTGACACAGAATCCGAGCATGACAGAAAAAATAATCAATGGAAGCATGTTCTGGCGGCTTAAAAGATCGGGAAAATCAGAAACAGTAAGAGCTCCCACAATCATGTCACCAACAGCAGCCGCTTCTCCAACTTCCGCCGGACCCATAGCAATTGAGGTACTTGCTGCAGGCGGGAAAATATTCACTGCAAACAGGACAAGTACAGCTGCGACAGCACCGGTTCCGATAAAAACAACAATAAGATTTACTAAAATACTTCCAAGACGTTTCATATTTACCATGCTTCCGACAGCACTGGAGATAGAAACCATGACCATTGGCACAACGATTGTGAACATTAAGTTAAGGAAAATATCGCCAAGCGGCTTAACAATTTTAGCCTTCTCTCCTGCAATCAAGCCAAAACCTGATCCGATCAGGATACCCAATACCAACAGGATAGGGAACCGATAGCTTTTCCAGACATCTTTTTTATTCATAAGTACACTTCTCCTTTTCACCCCAAAATTTTGAATTTAAGTGACTTTTATAAGTATTTATCTCACAGACTATTTACTGCATCCTCCAGCTGTTTCATGGCTTTTGCAAGCACGCTTCGCGGACATGCTGCATTGAGTCTCATATAACCGGAAAGACTGCGGCCAAAGGTATAGCCTTCATTTAATCCCAGCTTTGCTTCTTCAATCATAAATTTTCTTAATCTTTCATTATTCATTCCCAATTCCCGGCAATCCAGCCATACCAGATAAGTAGCATCCGGTACATTGGGTTTGATTTTTGGAATGTACTTCTCACAATACTCCCTGATAAAATCAAAGTTTTCAGAAATATATGGAAGCAACTGCTCTAACCACTCTTCCCCTTCATTAAATGCCGCTTCCATAGCAACTGAGCTAAATGCATTATTCCTGTGAATGTCTAAATTCATCCAGAACTTATCAAAAGCAGCCTTCATTTCCAGGCTGGGAAAAACAGTGGTTGATGCCTGTAATCCTGCAAGATTAAATGTCTTGGTACCTGAAATGCAGCTTATGACATGATCCTTTGCCTTTTCTGATATCATAGCTGTTGGAGTATGTTTTTTGCCATGAAACACCAGATCAGAATGTATTTCATCAGAAACCATCAGCACATCATTGGCATAACAGATTTCAAACATCTTCTGAAGCTGCTCTTTTGTCCAGACAATTCCAAGAGGATTATGAGGATTGCATAAAAGAAAGATTTTTACCTTCGGATCTTTTGCTTTCTCCTCAAAATCCGCAAAATCAACCGTCCATTTTCCTTCCTCTTCAACCAGCTGGTTTTCAACCACCTTTCTTTCCCATGCTTCTGTAACATCATAGAATTCAGAATACACAGGAGTCTGAATCATAATGGAGTCCCCTTCCTTGGTAAACACCTTGACAATGGAAGACAGTGCCGGTACAACTCCCAGGCTCCAGCTTACTTTTTCCTTGTCAATCTTCCAGCCATGCCTGCGGTACTGCCAGCCAAGTATGGCATCAAAATAGGAGTCAGGCCGGCATGTATATCCCCATATCCCTTCCATTGCTTTTTCCACGCATGCATTAATGATTGGCTGTGCAGTCTGGAAATCCATATCTGCGATCCAAAGCGGAATCACATCCGTGGTGCCAAACTTTTTCTGCCTTTCATCGTATTTTCCTGCGCGGTTATTGCTTCGGTCAACTACGATGTCAAAATTGTACTTCATATATAGCTCCTTTCAGTTTTATACTTTTATATAGAGCAATACACGTGCCAACTTTTTATCAACAAGAAAAAATATAAATAAAAACGTAGAAAAAGCCTGCAAATGCTGCCTTTTCTACGTTTATCCTTTTGTTATATCTTGTAGAATTTTGACGTGAAAGGAAAAACTTTTCTTTTTGGTTGTCAACTGGTTATAAATAGGTCGTAAATGGTTTGTTAATCAATTACTATATGGTTGTGTACCGGATTATCTTAGCCAATTAATTCATTATCCAATCGACTCCTTTTTTGGTAATGCTGCTTCCTCCTCTGCCTCTTGAGACAATTACGTAGCCCTTTTCCTCTAATCTGCCTAATATTTTACGCACCTGAGGCTGAGTTAACCTTATCCTGCGCTTCTGTGCCTCCAACAGAATTTTATCCCGTCCAATGGATTGTCCTGTACGTTCTGCATCGTAAAGAATCTCCAGAATCACCCGCTCCTGTTCGGTTGGCATGTGGGATGTGCTTTGGTACTGAGGCGGCTTATCTGCGGCATGGATATTCCTTTCAGTATCTTTTATTCCATTCGTCTCTTCTCTGTATTTGCTTATTCGAAAAACCGGAGGCAAATCATCAATTGTTATTACGGTATGACCAGTGAAACACAAATAATCCACCACATTACGCAATTCCCGTATATTCCCCGGCCACTGGTATTTACGGAACAACTCCTTGATATCATCACTTAACCGGAATTTTCCCCCAAGTTCCTTTCGAAAACTTTCCAGAATTAAGAATACATCTTCCTCTCTCTTTCGAAGCGGCGGGATTAACACCGGCAAAGCATTGAGTCTGTAATAAAGATCCTGACGGAACGTGCCTTCCGCTACTTTTTCCTCAAGTTCTTCATTGGTTGCGGCAACAATCCGCACATCAACATGAATGATTTGATTTCCGCCGACCCGCATGATTTCACGTTCCTGCAAAACACGCAGCAGCTTTACCTGCAGCGCCGGACTCATGCCCTCCACTTCGTCTAAGAACAGAGTTCCCTGATGAGCGAATTCAAACAAACCCGGACGTCCTCCTTTTTTCGCACCGGTAAAGGCACCTTCTTCATAACCAAACAGCTCACTCTCCAATAAATTCTCCGGCATGGCTGCACAATTGATTGCCACAAAGGGCTGATCCCTGCGCTTTGATGCATTATGAACCGAATGTGCAAACAGCTCCTTGCCGGTTCCTGTTTCCCCGATTAACAAGACCGGAGATTCTGTGCAAGCCATTTTATTTAAAATAAATTTAGTCTTTAATATGGGCTCTGACTCTCCAATTACATCATCAAAACAATATTTGGCCCTATGCCCCTGGCCCTTTTTCATCAATTGAACCCGCAGCTCATTTTGACGGCGCTCCATGTCATTAAACTTTTGTAAAATGGCAAATGCACCAACGCAGGTCTCCCGCCTTAAGACCGGACGCACGTAAAGGCTTACCAGATTGCCTGCAACTCTCACAACCTGGGGATTTGTCTCCTTTTTCTCCTCTAAGCATTTCCGGAATGGTATATAGGGAAATACTTTTTCCCCCATGGTTAAAAGACTGCGATTTTCAGGAACACAGGTGATATCCACAGCATTTTTGTTGATTGCATATATTTCTCCATGTTCATTTACCGCGATTACGCCCTGATCAAGTACTTCCATAAGAATATCAAACTGGCTTTCCAATCTTCTGGAACGGTTAAACATCTGATCAAAATAATAGGTATTGGTACATACCGACTCCTGATACTGTTTAAACTCAGCTTCTTCCAGCAAATCGTCAAACCCCAGCCTGAAAGCGGCTTCAATCATGGTATCCGCAGAGCAGGTTCTCTGTCCCAGATTTATAATTGTGGGAATTCCACCTGGCACATAACGCTCTTCATCCGGAGTAACGGCAATCTCTGCCATATCAGTCAGCTTGCTTCCCGGTGCATAGAGTATAAACTTTAAATGGGTAATCCCAAGCTGTTCCAGCTGTGTCACTGCTTCTCTTGCCATTACCTCGGTGATATTAACGAAAATAACTTTCGTTCCCTTTGGAATCTCTTCCAAACGGCGCACTGCTTCCTTGAAATACGTAACCTGAATTTCCATCCGTTGTGCATCAGCCGGAATATACCGGTCCGGATCCCCCATGGCATCAAAAGCATCCGTTGAACCCATATATAAATCGCTGGGTTCCATATTAGCGGCCGTTCCATCCATCATGCTATAGTTTCGTACAACAACTCGTTCCCCAAATACCGACCGAACCTGTCCGGCATATGCTTTTCCCGCAAACGGGTCTAATGCAATAACCGCAATTCTCTTTTTCATGCTTTACCTTCCTGTAACAATATAAGCCTCCAACATCAGTCCACGCTTCTCTTACTCCAGTTATCTCTAGTATAACATAGCAAAAAAAGCAGGTAAAGATATACCTGCAGATCATTTCTGTCTGAAACAGGTGGTCACTGGATATACGTCTGACCTTTTAAAAGCGATTGATATAAATTTCTCCGGTATAAGTTATTATACGGAATTTTTTCAAAAGCAAATAGGATTCTCCATATAAGCGGCTGACGCCTTTTAAAATTTAAAGGAATAATAATAAGACTTCCCCTTTTCCGTCAGCCGCCGGATATCTACCTTAAAGATATCACTGATACAGCTATGAACCCTGCGGTCGAAGGCTTCCTCATAAGCGACCACCTTTCCCTTTTCCATCACAGCCAGCCGGTCTGAATAATTAAGAGCCAGATTGAGATCATGTAAAACCAGAACAATGGTCTTTCCAAGCTTCCTGTTTAAGCTGCTGATAAGCTCCATAATTTCGTAGGAAACATGAATATCAAGATAGGTTGTGGGTTCATCCAGAAAAATGACCGGAGTATCCTGAGCCAGCACCATGGCGAGAAAAACGCGCTGGCGCTCTCCCCCAGAAAGCTGGCGCATGTTTTTGTTTCGAAGCGACTGGCAGCAGGTCATTTTCATGGCATATTCCGCCAGCCGCTTATCCTCTGCAGAAGAAAAACTGACCGGAGACTGATGAGGATATCTTCCTGACATCACCGCATCTTCCACTGCCATATCCGGGATGTGGCTGCTTTGAAGCAGCACGGATACGTTCCTGGCAAACTCCTTCCGTTTCATGCCGCCGATCTCTTTATTCTCTAAAAACACCTTTCCCTTATCAGGCTGCAAAAGCCGGGAAGAAAGTTTTAACACGGTGCTCTTTCCGCATCCATTGGGTCCGACGATGGTGGTTATCTTTCCTTTTTCAAAATTTAAGTCCATATCACGGATCAGCGGCTGCCTGTTATAAGAATAAGTCACATCCTCAAGCCTGATCATAATTTCCATCATTCCTTCCGCCTGTTTTTAAGAATCAGATAAAGAAAAAACGGTCCTCCCATAAAGGACATCAAAATACCCACCGGCAGCTCATAAGGCAGAAATAAGGTCCTTGCCAGCAAATCACATAAAATAACGAACATCCCTCCTGTCAGGGCGCTGGCAGGGAGGACGAACCGGTTGTCCTTGCCGATCATTAATTTTACCCCATGGGGAACCAGCAGGCCTGCAAAGCCGATCATACCGGCAAAGCTGACGGCCGCGCCTGCAAGGATGGCTGCAATGGCCAGGTAGATGCACCGGCAGGCATTTACATTCATGCCCAGGGCTTTTGCGCTGTCCCCGCCAAGATTTAAAATGTTAAGACCCTTGGAACAGAGCATCGCCAGAATAAAGCCTGCAATAATAAAAACCGAGGGATAAACAAGAACATTTGAAGTAACAGAGGATAGTCCTCCTACCAGAAAATTT
The nucleotide sequence above comes from Lacrimispora sp. BS-2. Encoded proteins:
- a CDS encoding ABC transporter ATP-binding protein, which gives rise to MMEIMIRLEDVTYSYNRQPLIRDMDLNFEKGKITTIVGPNGCGKSTVLKLSSRLLQPDKGKVFLENKEIGGMKRKEFARNVSVLLQSSHIPDMAVEDAVMSGRYPHQSPVSFSSAEDKRLAEYAMKMTCCQSLRNKNMRQLSGGERQRVFLAMVLAQDTPVIFLDEPTTYLDIHVSYEIMELISSLNRKLGKTIVLVLHDLNLALNYSDRLAVMEKGKVVAYEEAFDRRVHSCISDIFKVDIRRLTEKGKSYYYSFKF
- a CDS encoding MalY/PatB family protein codes for the protein MKYNFDIVVDRSNNRAGKYDERQKKFGTTDVIPLWIADMDFQTAQPIINACVEKAMEGIWGYTCRPDSYFDAILGWQYRRHGWKIDKEKVSWSLGVVPALSSIVKVFTKEGDSIMIQTPVYSEFYDVTEAWERKVVENQLVEEEGKWTVDFADFEEKAKDPKVKIFLLCNPHNPLGIVWTKEQLQKMFEICYANDVLMVSDEIHSDLVFHGKKHTPTAMISEKAKDHVISCISGTKTFNLAGLQASTTVFPSLEMKAAFDKFWMNLDIHRNNAFSSVAMEAAFNEGEEWLEQLLPYISENFDFIREYCEKYIPKIKPNVPDATYLVWLDCRELGMNNERLRKFMIEEAKLGLNEGYTFGRSLSGYMRLNAACPRSVLAKAMKQLEDAVNSL
- a CDS encoding dicarboxylate/amino acid:cation symporter, with protein sequence MNKKDVWKSYRFPILLVLGILIGSGFGLIAGEKAKIVKPLGDIFLNLMFTIVVPMVMVSISSAVGSMVNMKRLGSILVNLIVVFIGTGAVAAVLVLFAVNIFPPAASTSIAMGPAEVGEAAAVGDMIVGALTVSDFPDLLSRQNMLPLIIFSVMLGFCVSACGGDESPVGKMLINLNDVIMKMVNLIMKFAPIGLGAYFANLIGEFGPSLIGDYGRSMILYYPLCLIYVVIFFPLYSYMAGGKEAVRRMMKFVPTPALTAFATQSSMAALPVNLDACDKMGVPKDIREIVLPMGATMHMDGSVLSSIVKIAFLFGVFHQPFTGIGTYAMSIVVAILSAFVLSGAPGGGLVGEMLIVSLFGFPPEAFPLIATLGFLFDPAATCLNSSGDAIASMMVARMVEGKEWINNHLKGNNKESAEKTDITA
- a CDS encoding sigma 54-interacting transcriptional regulator yields the protein MKKRIAVIALDPFAGKAYAGQVRSVFGERVVVRNYSMMDGTAANMEPSDLYMGSTDAFDAMGDPDRYIPADAQRMEIQVTYFKEAVRRLEEIPKGTKVIFVNITEVMAREAVTQLEQLGITHLKFILYAPGSKLTDMAEIAVTPDEERYVPGGIPTIINLGQRTCSADTMIEAAFRLGFDDLLEEAEFKQYQESVCTNTYYFDQMFNRSRRLESQFDILMEVLDQGVIAVNEHGEIYAINKNAVDITCVPENRSLLTMGEKVFPYIPFRKCLEEKKETNPQVVRVAGNLVSLYVRPVLRRETCVGAFAILQKFNDMERRQNELRVQLMKKGQGHRAKYCFDDVIGESEPILKTKFILNKMACTESPVLLIGETGTGKELFAHSVHNASKRRDQPFVAINCAAMPENLLESELFGYEEGAFTGAKKGGRPGLFEFAHQGTLFLDEVEGMSPALQVKLLRVLQEREIMRVGGNQIIHVDVRIVAATNEELEEKVAEGTFRQDLYYRLNALPVLIPPLRKREEDVFLILESFRKELGGKFRLSDDIKELFRKYQWPGNIRELRNVVDYLCFTGHTVITIDDLPPVFRISKYREETNGIKDTERNIHAADKPPQYQSTSHMPTEQERVILEILYDAERTGQSIGRDKILLEAQKRRIRLTQPQVRKILGRLEEKGYVIVSRGRGGSSITKKGVDWIMN